The Toxotes jaculatrix isolate fToxJac2 chromosome 21, fToxJac2.pri, whole genome shotgun sequence genome includes a region encoding these proteins:
- the jmjd1cb gene encoding probable JmjC domain-containing histone demethylation protein 2C isoform X3, with the protein MQGPYSLNGYRVRVYRQDSATQWFTGIITHHDLFSRNMVVMNDQVLEPQNVDPSMVQMTFLDDVVHSLLKGENIGITSRRRSRSSQNNNTAHMAGGRPGGTTCNTQSHYTRAQANSPRPIMTSSSGPNPKGSQGTLAQQHSQSQQSQNPAGQSHHSPGGGSGGGREQREQRNSRSSRRKGSDSSVPEEDKDRREETTGRDSKSKVKQAVNKRRKGEEDEKKAGLKRLKTDMTSDQSESSDSENPHNKRTAHSSCSSSSSSSSSSSSSSSSSSSEPNSENELKTRSSDVKPSAVSKMEEDEKPLTQGAKMNNSSSVIGRLSPWVDLQAAEESKKGVVKETGKMIMKEVEELVAVTQITQSPRQQSLMSDAIQGGIMEASKNTVKASSRSQTPSSSHLHSSGVIDITDDAQATVHRESSEAVSALLASQKAESTALSPYLPLNPSPVSSPPIPPSPSPSEGGRRADVEPPVQQQHPQQQQQQTFIGGCMAASRSSGSKIEFAPSEVIRSVTSVADNMVLVEKEKTVLPHHHLHHHQQQQQQQQHHQHHQQQQQHYTSVHPGIKSPSLSDETRKHPQQQAPPHKMNTVLSPDLAKSKMSPSPNPNPPQPDSAKQKPQHPNNSQSHPYPNSNPSELLKAKSHPGLLDISKPKPNTSPEVSKHKIPKYPDTSPPPTGRLSAKAEPAEPLRSGFKPVPVRPESGGVSMSSSSSTKSPLIIDKNETFTVYRDPALVRSDAENSVAATVSSNHVAAYLHPHLHTLHSPSPHSPCLTPATHPHATSHLLAAPHTSALPHPHLLPPGVLPAMPPPSASLLGGHPRLDSPGALGHLGLPHPAAAHQQQFLQGQGPPPPPLLTQAHSGAAGLGLYPILWQYPNGTPPSYPPGLNLPPTAKWVHPENPVTVNSEASLRRNTASPWLHQAASSAGDGLGLLSHVPVRPASADAHRPSVKINTHASPPLSKVGVDVHKDDVDKKNFMDPIRTLTLAQLKQEHTDRSHTPTGKDVHSHRLYLDPLSKACLANTQDAVQASDRANKYKEENRQILKESIEVAPFTAKFQRSSDPGMDRDRDRGRDPAFPVRISALTSPNPKAGLAHPHVIQSEKSNYFTTLSNSVVNEPPRLYSSKELSPFYEKASVGLPGVVASIGAAVPSQGALSLGSHSSKASLSKPPPLIKHQPEGGEGLAGKITEQLSQQVTLVQPQHQHHAGIDRIERRSPAISPSSSSSSSSAPNHHHHHHHHHHHQQQQQQQQLRAMPSLHRAPVFHPPTQHALERKEAAEREREREKEREKERERAGYGGRLSPPTLTPIQPVNLVASGGKTSAEQQKPPTLLPELRDIKGHGNIVAITSMASAMSGEMMTSSADGWRGGEIIQERGGVYLGEKGALRGKPQAAVASVIVRPSTAIKYESSVGANKSGAIIHQDLPQGRFYPSNLQGECIRLGEAVREHRDGRVIQPNSNMEDICVQYKKKTSMCGMQGAMGASTTNSVCRTVVSALSNFNAPSKCGSATRELGYSISARGEIAAHKQTAIGGWVQGQSGPGDYQEGFGSRTTSPGGSLPPPSPAGTPQPSPSLTPTPSSISGSSQPFSSSFVHLKKHKAALAAAQSRSNFSSVPTSITTGNSSLSVDSVDKAPIHSSPPPPTSSQASSSSSSSSSSSSVDSSSSGSASGNTTPGKSSPLPNGQSSGPASASSGQPSNYHKLKKAWLTRHSEEDRNTTATTSSTSTKQEKVPSTTTTSTSNTSNTTAMSEIIKPCTVNLSASTSSEVEMSKDGGGKGERERQSEDKVPAAGGGGGGEERKTASSLRRGNKRSYESASESGGDDSDASESKMEGRAKRQPKPTYKKKQNDMAKKKGDNEKEEDDVKPNGIFRSAREKTKLKLASSNGIPRSVLKDWRKVKKLKQTGESFLQDDSCSEIGPNLQKCRECRVVRSKKGEEQAHSPVFCRFYYFRRLSYSKNGVIRMDGFSTPDQFDDEALALWAPGAMDESHLDQTTAKYILSFIGDKFCQMVVTENTAATWVKKDAKLAWKRAVRGVREMCDACEATLFNIHWVCQKCGFVVCLDCYKAKERRSSKDKELYTWLKCVKGQPHDHKHLMPTQIIPGTVLTELVTSMHLLRDKHSIRSHCPCSSKQNLLTKLPATNGVSQVLQNVLNHSNKLSLVKAEPGSQQNSDPGGTKAETNGGGIGGSSPGSDAGSAPVTPPESQSPLHFLADLAEQKSREEKKENKESGILGKSLKEDKEGESLEVLQQCKATSLVSNSTEQGSTLRDLLTTTAGKLKLGSTDAGIAFAPVYSTASQPGKGGRTMPNILDDIIASVVENKIPASRQNITTKLSIKQEPVSAGGNNNNNNAPATATPAVTEDAKPDRKKSVPVTAAAPEESTSQYPDIPHCWLNNRRLLWLKDHRNQNNWKLFRDCWRQGQPVLVSGIHKRLNASLWKADSFNQEFADHQGDLLNCKDQVVSNSGIKEFWDGFEDITKRPKSKDGEPMVYRLKDWPSGEEFMALMPSRYDDLMKNLPLPEYSDPEGSLNLASHLPSFFVRPDLGPRLCCAYGVAASQDQDFGTANLHVEVSDVVSVLVYVGVAKGNGVLSKTGVLKRLEEEDLDEGVRRRLKDSSETPGALWHIYLNRDMDKVREFLHKLCKEQGLEVSLDQDPIREQGWYLSRKQRQQLLDEHGVQGWTVVQFLGDSVLIPAGAMHQVQNLHSCVQVINDFVSPEHVANSFHLTQDLRPNSEEVNYEDKLQVKNILYHCVKEAVSSLKRCSSEEDDEEENS; encoded by the exons ATGGCAGGAGGGAGACCCGGCGGGACCACTTGCAACACTCAG AGTCATTACACGCGAGCCCAAGCCAACAGCCCCCGCCCCatcatgacatcatcatcaGGCCCCAACCCAAAAGGTTCACAGGGGACGCTGGCCCAGCAGCACAGCCAGTCGCAGCAGAGCCAGAATCCGGCCGGCCAGTCGCACCACTCGCccggcggcggcagcggcggAGGACgggagcagagggagcagcGCAACTCTCGCTCGTCCCGGAGGAAAGGATCAGACAGCAGCGTCCCAGAGGAAGAcaaggacaggagagaggagaccaCAGGGAGAG ACTCCAAATCCAAGGTGAAGCAGGCGGTGAACAAACGGAGGAAGGGCGAGGAAGATGAGAAGAAGGCAGGTTTAAAGAGGCTGAAGACCGACATGACGTCGGATCAGTCGGAGAGCAGCGACTCGGAAAACCCACACAACAAGAGGACCGCCCACTCCTcatgctcctcttcctcctcctcatcgtccTCGTCgtcatcgtcctcctcctcctcctcctcagagccCAACTCTGAGAATGAACTAAAGACTCGCAGCAGCGATGTGAAACCAAGTGCCGTTTCCAAAATGGAGGAGGACGAGAAGCCGCTGACGCAGGGCGCCAAAATGAACAATTCGTCCTCCGTCATTGGCCGGCTGTCTCCGTGGGTGGATCTTCAGGCGGCAGAGGAGAGCAAGAAGGGCGTGGTTAAGGAAACGGGCAAAATGATaatgaaggaggtggaggaactGGTGGCAGTGACGCAGATTACTCAGTCTCCACGGCAACAGTCTCTGATGTCTGACGCCATCCAGGGCGGTATTATGGAGGCCAGCAAGAACACTGTGAAAG cgtcTTCTCGATCCCAGACCCCGTCATCGTCCCACCTACACAGCAGCGGCGTGATCGACATCACAGATGACGCCCAGGCCACGGTGCACCGCGAGAGTTCGGAGGCAGTGTCAGCCCTGCTGGCCTCTCAGAAGGCCGAGTCCACGGCCCTCTCGCCTTACCTCCCCCTCAACCCCTCCCCGGTCTCCTCGCCTCCCATTCCACCTTCCCCCTCGCCGTCAGAAGGAGGCCGGAGGGCGGATGTTGAGCCTCCCGTGCAGCAACAGCacccgcagcagcagcagcagcaaaccttCATAGGAGGCTGCATGGCAGCATCCAGGAGCTCAGGCAGCAAGATAGAGTTTGCTCCCTCTGAGGTCATCAG gtctgtCACATCAGTGGCTGATAACATGGTGCtggtggagaaggagaaaactgtccttcctcatcatcatcttcatcatcatcaacagcagcagcagcagcagcagcatcatcagcatcatcagcagcagcagcaacactacACATCTGTCCACCCCGGCATTAAGAGCCCGTCTCTGTCTGACGAGACGAGAAAACACCCACAGCAACAAGCGCCCCCCCACAAGATGAACACAGTCCTTTCGCCCGACTTAGCCAAATCCAAAATGAGCCCCAGCCCGAACCCCAACCCACCACAGCCCGACTCCGCGAAACAGAAACCCCAGCACCCCAACAACTCTCAGAGCCACCCCTACCCCAACTCAAACCCCTCTGAACTTCTCAAAGCTAAGTCCCACCCGGGCCTGCTGGACATCTCCAAACCTAAACCCAACACCTCCCCAGAGGTCTCGAAACATAAAATACCGAAGTACCCCGACACCTCGCCGCCTCCGACAGGCCGCTTGTCCGCTAAAGCTGAACCGGCAGAACCTCTGCGTTCTGGATTCAAGCCGGTGCCGGTACGGCCCGAGTCGGGGGGAGTCAgtatgagcagcagcagcagcaccaagaGCCCCCTGATCATCGACAAGAACGAAACCTTCACCGTTTACAGGGACCCGGCGCTGGTGCGCTCCGACGCAGAAAACTCTGTAGCCGCCACCGTCTCCTCCAACCACGTGGCGGCCTATCTCCATCCCCACCTGCACACCTTGCACTCCCCATCCCCCCACTCCCCGTGCCTCACTCCTGCAACCCACCCCCACGCCACCTCCCACCTCCTCGCTGCCCCTCACACCTCCGCCCTACCTCATCCGCACCTTTTACCCCCTGGGGTGCTCCCGGCCATGCCCCCTCCCTCAGCTTCTCTCCTCGGGGGCCACCCTCGGCTCGACTCACCCGGCGCGTTGGGTCACCTCGGCCTACCTCACCCGGCAGCCGCACACCAGCAGCAGTTCCTACAG ggtcagggcccccctcccccacctctaCTAACCCAGGCTCACAGCGGGGCAGCAGGGTTGGGCCTGTACCCCATCCTCTGGCAGTACCCCAATGGAACACCACCCTCCTACCCCCCTGGACTCAACCTGCCTCCTACAGCTAAGTGGGTCCACCCGGAAAATCCCGTCACCGTGAATTCCGAGGCCTCTCTCCGGAGG AACACAGCCAGTCCATGGTTGCACCAGGCTGCCAGTAGCGCTGGTGACGGTCTGGGTCTGCTGAGCCATGTTCCTGTCCGGCCAGCGAGCGCTGACGCCCACCGCCCCTCTGTCAAGATCAACACGCACGCAAGCCCTCCGCTCTCGAAAGTCGGCGTGGATGTTCATAAAGA CGATGTGGATAAGAAAAATTTCATGGACCCGATCCGGACTTTGACGCTGGCCCAGCTGAAACAGGAGCACACGGACAGGAGTCACACCCCGACGGGGAAAGACGTTCACTCACACCGCCTCTACCTAGATCCCCTCAGCAAGGCCTGCCTGGCTAACACACAG GATGCTGTTCAGGCTTCGGACCGAGCCAACAAATACAAAGAGGAGAATCGGCAAATCCTGAAAGAGAGCATCGAAGTCGCTCCCTTCACTGCCAAGTTCCAGCGCTCCAGCGACCCCgggatggacagagacagggacagaggcagagatccCGCCTTCCCTGTCCGAATATCAGCTCTCACCTCCCCCAACCCCAAGGCCGGCCTCGCCCATCCCCACGTCATCCAGTCAGAGAAGAGCAACTACTTCACCACGCTGTCCAACAGTGTGGTGAATGAGCCTCCCAGGCTGTACTCCTCCAAGGAGCTCAGCCCTTTCTATGAGAAAGCATCTGTTGGACTTCCAGGGGTTGTAGCCAGTATAGGGGCTGCCGTGCCAAGCCAGGGAGCTCTGTCCCTGGGCAGCCACAGCTCCAAAGCCTCCCTCTCCAAGCCCCCTCCTCTCATTAAGCACCAgccagagggaggagagggttTAGCAGGGAaaatcacagagcagctcagcCAGCAGGTAACACTAGTCCAGCCTCAACATCAGCACCACGCAGGTATAGACAGGATAGAACGCCGCAGCCCTGccatttctccttcctcctcctcctcttcctcttctgcccccaaccaccaccatcatcaccaccaccaccatcaccaccaacagcagcagcagcagcagcagctcagggcAATGCCATCTCTCCACCGAGCGCCCGTCTTCCACCCCCCAACACAGCACGCGCTGGAACGGAAAGAGGCcgcagagcgagagagggagcgggagaaggagagggagaaagaaagggagcgAGCAGGTTATGGTGGACGCCTGTCTCCGCCAACCCTCACACCCATCCAGCCCGTTAACTTGGTGGCAAGCGGtggcaaaacatcagcagagcagcagaaaccCCCGACGCTGCTGCCGGAACTCAGGGACATCAAAGGTCATGGAAACATCGTCGCCATCACCTCCATGGCCTCTGCCATGAGTGGGGAGATGATgacttcatcagcagatgggtGGAGAGGTGGGGAGATCATTCAGGAACGAGGAGGGGTGTACCTTGGGGAGAAAGGAGCGTTGAGGGGCAAGCCCCAAGCCGCGGTGGCGTCGGTCATTGTACGTCCATCGACGGCCATTAAGTACGAGAGTTCTGTCGGTGCTAACAAATCTGGTGCTATTATCCATCAGGATCTCCCCCAGGGGAGGTTTTACCCATCCAACCTTCAGGGGGAATGCATTAGGTTAGGGGAGGCTGTTAGAGAACATAGAGATGGCAGGGTTATCCAGCCCAACTCGAACATGGAGGACATCTGTGTCcagtataaaaaaaagacttctaTGTGTGGCATGCAGGGAGCCATGGGAGCCAGTACCACAAACTCTGTGTGCAGGACTGTCGTTTCAGCCTTATCAAACTTCAACGCACCTAGTAAATGTGGCTCAGCCACCCGTGAGCTGGGTTACTCTATTTCGGCTCGTGGCGAGATTGCAGCCCACAAACAAACGGCCATCGGCGGCTGGGTGCAGGGTCAGTCAGGACCAGGAGATTACCAGGAGGGCTTTGGTTCACGTACCACATCTCCAGGGGGGTCTTTACCTCCCCCTAGTCCAGCAGGGACACCTCAACCCAGTCCAAGCCTCACCCCAACACCTAGCTCCATTTCTGGCTCCAGTCAGCCTTTCTCATCCTCCTTTGTCCATCTCAAGAAGCACAAAGCTGCCTTGGCTGCGGCTCAGTCCAGAAGCAACTTCTCTTCTGTGCCCACATCCATCACAACTGGAaactcctccctgtctgtggatTCAGTGGACAAAGCTCCCATTCACAGCTCCCCGCCTCCACCCACCTCTAGCCAagcctcatcatcatcatcatcatcatcatcatcttcatcggttgacagcagcagcagtggttcaGCGAGCGGGAACACAACTCCAGGCAAGTCCAGCCCCCTGCCGAACGGCCAGTCCTCAGGACCGGCCTCAGCAAGCAGCGGGCAGCCCAGCAACTACCACAAGCTGAAGAAAGCCTGGCTAACCCGCCACTCAGAGGAGGACAGGAACACAACTGCTACAACAAGCTCCACCAGTACTAAGCAAGAGAAAGTgcccagcaccaccaccaccagcacaaGCAACACGAGTAACACTACAGCCATGTCAGAAATaatcaagccctgtacagtcaaTCTCAGCGCCTCCACCTCCAGCGAGGTGGAAATGAGCAAGGATGGTGGAGGGaaaggtgagagggagagacagtcGGAGGACAAGGTTccggcagcaggaggaggaggaggtggggaggaaaggaaaacagCCTCCTCGTTGAGGCGAGGGAACAAGCGGTCCTATGAGTCCGCTTCCGAGAGTGGCGGAGACGACTCTGACGCCAGCGAGAGCAAGATGGAGGGCCGCGCCAAACGCCAGCCTAAACCAACCtacaagaagaaacagaatGACATGGCTAAGAAGAAGGGAGACaatgaaaaggaggaggatgacgTGAAGCCCAACGGCATCTTCAGATCAGCCAGAGAAAAGACCAAACTCAAACTGGCCAGCAGCA ACGGGATCCCCCGCTCCGTGCTAAAGGACTGGAGGAAGGTGAAGAAGCTGAAGCAGACGGGGGAGTCCTTCCTGCAGGACGACTCGTGTTCAGAAATCGGGCCCAACCTGCAGAAGTGTCGGGAGTGCAGGGTGGTGCGCAGCAAGAAGGGAGAGGAGCAGGCACATTCTCCCGTCTTCTGTCGCTTCTATTACTTCCGACG GCTTTCCTATAGTAAAAATGGAGTCATTCGGATGGATGGCTTCTCCACTCCAGACCAGTTTGACGATGAGGCTTTGGCCCTGTGGGCCCCTGGGGCGATGGACGAGAGCCACCTGGACCAAACCACAGCCAAGTACATCCTCAGCTTCATAGGAGACAAGTTCTGTCAGATGGTTGTGACTGAGAACACTGCAGCTACCTGGGTCAAGAAGGATG ccAAGCTGGCGTGGAAGCGAGCGGTGAGAGGGGTGAGGGAGATGTGCGACGCCTGCGAGGCGACGCTCTTCAACATCCACTGGGTGTGTCAGAAGTGTGGCTTTGTTGTCTGCCTGGACTGCTACAAGGCCAAGGAGAGAAGGAGCTCCAAAG ATAAAGAACTGTACACCTGGCTCAAGTGTGTGAAAGGCCAACCCCACGATCACAAACACCTGATGCCGACACAGATCATACCTGGCACAG TGCTGACAGAGTTGGTGACTTCCATGCACTTgctgagagacaaacacagcatcAGGTCCCACTGTCCCTGCTCCAGCAAACAGAACCTCCTCACCAAGCTACCAGCCACCAATGGAGTCTCACAG GTTCTGCAGAACGTCCTCAACCACAGTAACAAGCTGTCTCTGGTGAAGGCCGAGCCGGGCTCTCAGCAGAACTCTGATCCTGGAGGAACCAAGGCAGAGACGAACGGAGGAGGCATCGGAGGGAGCAGCCCAGGCAGCGACGCAGGAAGTGCTCCGGTCACGCCGCCGGAGTCCCAGTCCCCTCTGCACTTCCTGGCCGACCTGGCGGAACAGAAGtccagggaggaaaagaaag AAAACAAGGAGTCGGGGATTCTGGGTAAGTCACTGAAAGAAgacaaggagggagagagcCTGGAGGTCCTGCAGCAGTGTAAGGCCACCTCACTGGTCTCTAACAGCACGGAGCAGGGCTCCACACTCAGAGACCTGCTCACCACCACAGCGGGGAAACTGAAGCTGGGCTCCACTGATGCAGGGATCGCCTTCGCACCGGTGTACTCTACTGCttcacag CCTGGAAAGGGTGGGCGGACCATGCCCAACATCCTTGATGACATCATTGCCTCAGTCGTTGAGAATAAAATCCCCGCCAGCCGCCAGAACATCACCACCAAGCTGTCAATCAAGCAAGAGCCCGTCTCCGCCGgcggcaacaacaacaacaacaatgcccCCGCCACCGCCACACCTGCTGTCACTGAGGATGCCAAACCAGACAGGAAGAAGTCGGTGCCTGTCACCGCAGCCGCGCCCGAGGAGTCGACCAGTCAGTATCCAGACATCCCCCACTGCTGGTTGAACAACAGGCGGTTACTGTGGCTCAAAGATCACCGCAACCAGAACAACTGGAAGCTGTTCAGAGACTGCTGGAGACAAGGACAG cCTGTGCTGGTGTCAGGGATCCATAAGCGACTGAACGCGAGTCTGTGGAAAGCGGACTCTTTCAACCAGGAGTTCGCAGACCACCAAGGAGACCTGCTCAACTGCAAAGACCAGGTGGTGTCCAACTCCGGGATCAAGGAGTTCTGGGACGGATTTGAGGACATCACCA AGCGGCCCAAGTCCAAGGACGGAGAGCCTATGGTCTACAGACTGAAGGACTGGCCGTCAGGAGAGGAGTTCATGGCCCTCATGCCCTCGAG ATATGATGACTTGATGAAGAACCTGCCCCTGCCGGAGTACTCTGATCCAGAGGGCAGCCTCAACCTGGCCTCTCACCTGCCATCTTTCTTCGTCAGGCCGGATCTGGGGCCGAGACTTTGCTGTGCCTATG GTGTAGCTGCGTCTCAGGATCAGGACTTTGGGACTGCCAACCTCCACGTGGAAGTGTCAGATGTCGTGTCTGTTCTGGTCTATGTGGGAGTAGCCAAGGGCAACGGAGTCCTGTCCAAAACTG GAGTGTTGAAGcgtctggaggaggaggatctaGATGAGGGGGTTCGGAGGAGGCTCAAAGACTCCAGTGAGACCCCGGGGGCGCTGTGGCACATCTACCTCAACCGAGACATGGACAAGGTCCGAGAGTTCCTGCACAAG CTCTGCAAGGAGCAGGGATTAGAGGTGTCGCTGGACCAGGACccaatcagagagcagggcTGGTATCTGAGCAGGAAGCAGcgtcagcagctgctggatgagcaTGGAGTTCAGGGCTGGACTGTGGTTCAGTTCCTGGGGGACTCTGTCCTTATACCAGCAGGGGCTATGCACCAG gtCCAGAACCTCCACAGCTGTGTTCAGGTCATCAACGACTTCGTGTCTCCTGAACACGTGGCCAACTCCTTCCATCTGACCCAGGACCTCCGGCCCAACAGTGAGGAGGTCAACTACGAGGACAAACTACAG gTGAAGAACATCCTGTACCACTGTGTGAAGGAGGCTGTCAGCTCCCTGAAGAGGTGCAGCTCtgaggaagatgatgaggaagagaaCTCATGA